From Microbacterium pseudoresistens, the proteins below share one genomic window:
- a CDS encoding proline dehydrogenase family protein, with protein MPDKLTEVDRDRARKAVELAQRWIDEAAGASSDPAAARLAGVLQDPNGLAFTVGFVDGVMRPESLAAAAGGLRRVAPLAPRFLPWPLRLAVRAGGAVAPVLPWPTVPIARRVLRRMVGHLVVDARPAKLGPAIAALREGGARLNLNLLGEAVLGEKEAQRRLSGIHELIHRPDVDYVSVKVSAVVSRISMWAFDEVVDQVAERLMPLYLTAASNGTFINLDMEEYRDLDLTIAVFTRILEDPRLQRLEAGIVLQAYLPDALPALRELTAWAQDRVAHGGARIKVRLVKGANLAMEHVDALMHGWSPATYATKVDTDANYLRCLDVALRPEATRAVRIGVAGHNLFDIAYAVLLADERGVRGGADASGVEFEMLLGMAQGQVEAVRRDVGAVLLYVPVVAPAEFDVAISYLVRRLEENASSDNYLSAVFRLHDDHALLEREVARFASSLERSADPDLLIGPRRAQDRLAPAHESMARAVDTDAGEDAMTQAVLGIARSPEADPNDTFVETAVYAAREQQGQVAAGAPGFANTPDSDPALAPNREWARGIIAHIPRSTAGDAVAGSARIDDTAVLERTITGVRAAATAWGARSASERAEVLLRAAAVLESRRGELIEVAAAETGKVFAEADIEVSEAVDFAKYYAAKARELDAVPGASFVPSALTVVAPPWNFPLAIPSGGVLAALAAGSGVVFKPAPQARRCAAVIAAALWDAGIPREVLALVDIEEGALGRQLVAHPGVDRVILTGSWDTAALFRSWRPDLPLLAETSGKNAMIVAPTADLDLAVADLVHSAFGHAGQKCSAASLAILVGPVGRSKRFVRQLVDATRSLRVGSPADPLTEMGPVIEVPEGKLRWALTELEADEKWLLTPRQVATDDPALAGRLWTPGIRIGVREGARFHREEFFGPVLGVMHAATLEQAIALQNAVDYGLTAGLHTQDPADLATWLDEVQAGNLYVNRGITGAIVQRQPFGGWKRSSVGAGTKAGGPNYLIGLGSWRGTSGGAPSSTLHLRGLDTRITALIEAAQPSLDYAAFEWLRRAALSDALVWDREFGRVRDVSRLGVERNLFRYRPVPVAIRATGEASWRELLRVAMAAIRTGAAFTLSTPAGLPAAVRHVLADLRVTVFVESDEEWIRRMDRSGDGVELLSESASAPGPARARLVGPAADVAALHTALADAVEGDPDLAIYPGEVTTAGRIELLPFLHEQSVTITAHRFGDPDDWSAAVI; from the coding sequence ATGCCGGACAAGCTGACCGAGGTCGATCGGGATCGAGCCCGCAAGGCGGTCGAACTCGCCCAGCGCTGGATCGACGAGGCGGCGGGGGCGTCGTCGGATCCGGCCGCCGCGCGCCTGGCCGGCGTGCTGCAGGATCCGAACGGGCTGGCGTTCACGGTCGGCTTCGTCGACGGCGTCATGCGGCCCGAGAGTCTCGCCGCCGCCGCGGGCGGGTTGCGCCGCGTGGCCCCGCTCGCCCCCCGATTCCTGCCCTGGCCGCTGCGACTGGCCGTGCGGGCCGGAGGAGCGGTCGCCCCCGTGCTGCCCTGGCCGACCGTGCCGATCGCCCGACGGGTGCTGCGCCGGATGGTGGGGCACCTCGTCGTCGACGCCCGCCCCGCCAAGCTGGGCCCGGCCATCGCCGCCCTGCGCGAGGGCGGCGCACGGCTCAACCTCAACCTGCTCGGCGAGGCCGTGCTGGGCGAGAAGGAAGCGCAGCGGAGACTGTCGGGCATCCACGAGCTCATCCACCGCCCCGACGTCGACTACGTGTCGGTGAAGGTCTCGGCCGTCGTCAGCCGCATCTCGATGTGGGCCTTCGACGAGGTCGTCGATCAGGTCGCCGAGCGGCTCATGCCGCTGTATCTCACGGCGGCCTCCAACGGCACCTTCATCAACCTCGACATGGAGGAGTACCGCGACCTCGACCTCACGATCGCCGTCTTCACGCGCATCCTCGAGGATCCACGCCTGCAACGGCTCGAGGCGGGCATCGTGCTGCAGGCGTATCTGCCGGATGCGCTGCCGGCGCTGCGCGAACTGACCGCGTGGGCGCAGGATCGCGTCGCGCATGGCGGGGCGCGCATCAAGGTGCGCCTCGTCAAGGGGGCCAACCTCGCCATGGAGCACGTCGACGCCCTCATGCACGGCTGGTCGCCGGCGACCTACGCGACCAAGGTCGACACGGATGCGAACTACCTGCGCTGCCTCGACGTGGCCCTGCGCCCGGAGGCGACCCGCGCCGTGCGCATCGGGGTCGCCGGGCACAACCTGTTCGACATCGCCTACGCCGTGCTGCTGGCCGACGAGAGGGGCGTGCGCGGCGGCGCCGACGCCTCCGGCGTCGAGTTCGAGATGCTCCTCGGCATGGCGCAAGGACAGGTCGAGGCCGTGCGGCGCGACGTCGGCGCGGTACTGCTGTACGTGCCCGTCGTCGCCCCGGCGGAGTTCGACGTCGCCATCAGCTACCTTGTGCGGCGCCTGGAGGAGAACGCCTCCTCCGACAACTACCTCTCCGCCGTGTTCCGCCTGCACGACGACCACGCGCTGCTCGAGCGCGAGGTCGCGCGCTTCGCCTCGTCGCTGGAGCGCTCGGCCGACCCCGACCTGCTCATCGGCCCCCGTCGCGCCCAGGATCGCCTCGCCCCCGCGCACGAGTCGATGGCGCGCGCGGTCGACACCGATGCCGGCGAGGATGCGATGACGCAGGCCGTGCTGGGCATCGCGCGCTCGCCGGAGGCCGACCCGAACGACACGTTCGTGGAGACCGCCGTGTACGCCGCGCGCGAGCAGCAGGGACAGGTCGCCGCGGGCGCCCCCGGATTCGCGAACACCCCCGACAGCGACCCCGCCCTGGCGCCCAACCGCGAGTGGGCGCGCGGGATCATCGCGCACATCCCCCGCTCCACCGCCGGAGACGCCGTGGCAGGATCGGCGCGGATCGACGACACCGCAGTGCTCGAGCGCACGATCACCGGGGTGCGCGCCGCGGCGACGGCATGGGGCGCGCGCTCGGCATCCGAACGCGCGGAGGTGCTGCTGCGCGCAGCCGCCGTGCTCGAGTCGCGCCGTGGCGAGCTGATCGAAGTCGCCGCCGCCGAGACCGGGAAGGTGTTCGCCGAGGCCGACATCGAGGTGAGCGAGGCGGTCGATTTCGCCAAGTACTACGCTGCCAAGGCCCGTGAGCTCGACGCCGTGCCCGGCGCGAGCTTCGTGCCGTCGGCGCTCACCGTCGTCGCCCCGCCGTGGAACTTCCCGCTCGCGATCCCGTCCGGCGGCGTGCTCGCCGCGCTCGCGGCCGGATCCGGCGTCGTGTTCAAACCCGCCCCGCAGGCCCGGCGCTGCGCGGCCGTGATCGCGGCGGCGCTGTGGGATGCGGGGATCCCGCGCGAGGTGCTCGCGCTCGTCGACATCGAGGAGGGAGCGCTCGGGCGTCAGCTCGTGGCGCATCCCGGGGTCGACAGGGTCATCCTCACCGGGTCGTGGGACACCGCGGCGCTGTTCCGCAGCTGGCGGCCCGATCTGCCGCTTCTGGCGGAGACGAGCGGCAAGAACGCGATGATCGTGGCGCCCACCGCCGACCTCGATCTCGCGGTGGCCGACCTCGTGCACAGCGCGTTCGGGCACGCGGGGCAGAAGTGCTCGGCGGCCTCGCTCGCGATCCTCGTCGGCCCGGTGGGGCGGTCCAAGCGCTTCGTCCGGCAGCTCGTCGACGCCACCCGATCGCTGCGCGTCGGATCGCCCGCGGATCCGCTCACCGAGATGGGGCCCGTCATCGAGGTGCCCGAGGGCAAGCTGCGCTGGGCGCTGACCGAGCTGGAAGCCGATGAGAAGTGGCTGCTGACGCCGCGGCAGGTCGCCACCGACGACCCGGCGCTGGCCGGGCGGCTGTGGACCCCGGGCATCCGCATCGGCGTGCGCGAGGGTGCGCGCTTCCACCGTGAGGAGTTCTTCGGTCCTGTGCTGGGGGTCATGCACGCGGCCACGCTGGAGCAGGCGATCGCGCTGCAGAATGCGGTGGACTACGGCCTCACGGCCGGGCTGCACACCCAGGATCCCGCCGACCTCGCGACGTGGCTCGACGAGGTGCAGGCCGGCAATCTCTACGTGAACCGGGGCATCACCGGCGCGATCGTGCAGCGTCAGCCGTTCGGCGGGTGGAAGCGCTCCTCGGTGGGCGCGGGAACCAAGGCCGGCGGGCCGAATTACCTCATCGGGCTCGGCTCCTGGCGCGGCACCTCCGGCGGGGCGCCGTCGAGCACGCTGCACCTGCGCGGACTCGACACGCGCATCACGGCTCTCATCGAGGCCGCTCAGCCGTCGCTGGATTACGCGGCGTTCGAGTGGTTGCGTCGCGCCGCGCTGTCGGATGCGCTGGTGTGGGATCGCGAGTTCGGCCGTGTGCGCGACGTGTCGCGGCTGGGTGTGGAGCGCAACCTGTTCCGTTACCGCCCCGTGCCGGTCGCGATCCGGGCGACGGGCGAGGCATCCTGGCGCGAGCTGCTGCGGGTCGCCATGGCGGCGATCCGCACCGGAGCGGCGTTCACCCTCTCCACGCCCGCGGGTCTGCCGGCGGCGGTGCGGCACGTGCTCGCCGATCTGCGGGTGACGGTGTTCGTGGAGTCCGACGAGGAGTGGATACGCCGGATGGACCGGTCCGGCGACGGCGTCGAGCTTCTCTCCGAGAGCGCCTCGGCGCCCGGCCCTGCCCGGGCCCGGCTGGTCGGCCCGGCCGCGGATGTCGCAGCGCTGCACACCGCTCTGGCCGATGCGGTGGAGGGCGATCCGGATCTCGCGATCTACCCCGGCGAGGTCACGACGGCCGGTCGGATCGAGCTGCTGCCGTTCCTGCACGAGCAGTCCGTGACGATCACCGCCCACCGCTTCGGCGACCCCGACGACTGGAGCGCCGCGGTCATCTGA
- the ddaH gene encoding dimethylargininase — protein sequence MTTPETATATEAPARTAQHRRYLMCRPEHFTVSYTINPWMEPANPTDTAKAVAQWQKLYDLYLELGHEVELIDPLPGYPDMVYTANGGFVIDGRAYVPKFRFVERAGEAPAFAEWFRAAGFDTVIPEEVNEGEGDFLLAGDVILAGTGFRSTGDSHREVGEAFGREVISLNLVDPRFYHLDTALTILDPVVGAENGGPERANIAYLPHAFDDASRAILEERFPEAILVSDEDGAVFGLNSASDGYNVIISPRATGFDKQLRERGYNPIMIDLSELLLGGGGIKCCTLELRAA from the coding sequence ATGACGACGCCCGAGACCGCCACGGCGACCGAAGCCCCCGCCCGCACGGCGCAGCACCGCCGGTACCTGATGTGCCGCCCGGAGCACTTCACCGTCAGCTACACGATCAATCCGTGGATGGAGCCGGCCAACCCGACCGACACCGCCAAGGCCGTCGCGCAGTGGCAGAAGCTGTACGACCTGTACCTGGAGCTGGGCCATGAGGTCGAGCTCATCGATCCGCTGCCCGGATACCCCGACATGGTCTACACGGCCAACGGCGGGTTCGTGATCGACGGCCGCGCGTACGTGCCCAAGTTCCGCTTCGTCGAGCGCGCCGGCGAGGCCCCCGCGTTCGCGGAATGGTTCCGCGCCGCCGGCTTCGACACGGTCATCCCGGAGGAGGTCAACGAGGGCGAGGGCGACTTCCTGCTCGCCGGCGACGTCATCCTGGCGGGCACCGGCTTCCGCTCCACGGGCGACAGCCACCGCGAGGTGGGCGAGGCCTTCGGCCGCGAGGTGATCTCGCTGAACCTCGTCGACCCGCGTTTCTACCACCTCGACACCGCGCTGACGATTCTCGACCCCGTCGTGGGTGCGGAGAACGGCGGTCCGGAGCGGGCGAACATCGCCTACCTGCCGCACGCCTTCGACGACGCGAGCCGCGCGATCCTCGAGGAGCGCTTCCCCGAGGCGATCCTCGTCTCGGATGAGGACGGCGCCGTGTTCGGCCTGAACTCGGCCAGCGACGGCTACAACGTCATCATCTCGCCGCGCGCGACCGGGTTCGACAAGCAGCTGCGCGAGCGCGGCTACAACCCGATCATGATCGACCTGTCCGAGCTGCTGCTCGGCGGCGGCGGCATCAAGTGCTGCACGCTCGAGCTGAGGGCGGCATGA
- the rocD gene encoding ornithine--oxo-acid transaminase has product MSEPLTSSITVPGPATSATAIVGSRATGTEPHVAENYSPLPVTIARGEGVWVADAEGKRYLDLLAAYSAVNFGHRHPALVAAVEEQLGRITLTSRAFRSDMLEPFAAALARLCGKDLVLPMNTGAEAVETGIKVARAWGYRVKGVAPEAARIVVAAGNFHGRTTTIVGFSDDPVAREGFGPFAPGFDVVPYGDAEALVAAITDETVAVLIEPIQGEAGVIIPPEDYLRRIREVCTERNVLFIADEIQSGLGRVGETFACDREGVVPDLYLLGKALGGGILPVSAVVGDRDVLGVIRPGEHGSTFGGNPLAAAVGLRVVEMLESGEFQERAAALGEHLRSGLEAFLGHGVTEVRVAGLWAGVDIDPAIGTGREIAERLMERGVLVKDTHGQTVRIAPPIVIRTTELDWALEQLRFVLDA; this is encoded by the coding sequence ATGAGCGAGCCCCTCACCTCGTCGATCACCGTTCCCGGGCCGGCCACCTCGGCGACCGCGATCGTCGGATCCCGCGCCACCGGTACCGAGCCGCACGTGGCCGAGAACTACAGCCCGCTGCCCGTCACCATCGCGCGCGGCGAAGGCGTGTGGGTGGCGGATGCGGAGGGCAAGCGCTACCTCGACCTGCTCGCCGCGTACTCGGCCGTGAACTTCGGCCACCGCCACCCCGCGCTCGTCGCCGCCGTGGAGGAGCAGCTGGGCCGGATCACCCTCACCAGCCGCGCCTTCCGCAGCGACATGCTCGAGCCCTTCGCCGCCGCGCTCGCGCGCCTGTGCGGCAAGGATCTCGTGCTGCCCATGAACACCGGTGCCGAGGCGGTGGAGACCGGCATCAAGGTCGCCCGCGCCTGGGGCTACCGCGTCAAGGGCGTCGCGCCGGAGGCGGCGCGCATCGTCGTCGCGGCGGGCAACTTCCACGGCCGCACCACGACGATCGTCGGCTTCAGCGACGACCCCGTGGCCCGCGAGGGCTTCGGGCCGTTCGCGCCCGGCTTCGACGTCGTGCCCTACGGGGATGCCGAGGCTCTCGTCGCCGCGATCACCGACGAGACGGTGGCCGTGCTCATCGAGCCGATCCAGGGCGAGGCGGGGGTCATCATCCCGCCTGAGGACTATCTGCGTCGCATCCGCGAGGTGTGCACGGAGCGGAACGTGCTGTTCATCGCTGATGAGATCCAGTCCGGCCTCGGCCGCGTGGGCGAGACGTTCGCGTGCGACCGCGAGGGCGTCGTGCCCGACCTGTACCTGCTGGGCAAGGCGCTCGGCGGCGGCATCCTTCCCGTTTCGGCTGTCGTCGGCGACCGCGACGTGCTGGGCGTGATCCGCCCCGGTGAGCACGGCTCGACGTTCGGCGGCAACCCGCTGGCTGCGGCCGTGGGACTGCGCGTGGTCGAGATGCTCGAGTCGGGAGAGTTCCAGGAGCGCGCCGCCGCACTCGGCGAGCATCTGCGCTCGGGGCTCGAGGCCTTCCTCGGCCACGGCGTGACCGAGGTGCGCGTCGCCGGGCTCTGGGCCGGTGTCGACATCGACCCGGCGATCGGCACGGGCCGCGAGATCGCCGAGCGCCTCATGGAGCGCGGCGTGCTCGTGAAGGACACGCACGGGCAGACCGTGCGCATCGCCCCGCCGATCGTCATCCGCACCACGGAGCTGGACTGGGCGCTGGAGCAGCTGCGCTTCGTGCTCGACGCCTGA
- a CDS encoding molybdopterin-dependent oxidoreductase, whose protein sequence is MTLRTTPTPTRSAGMHLRPAVAGVASAVLGVGIGQLVAVFAPGSAPFAVIGGALIDAAPAWAKDTAIAWFGTADKVALLVGIALVLVLLAAGVGLLEVRRPPVGAVIFGVLGIAVGALALTRANAGLLAWLPSVAAGAAAVVALRLLVRRLPPMAAVRHEEEGAPEPSRLDRRRFLVAAGVTTGIGVIATLFGEALRAGSTAISAVRDAIRLPAASSPAAAPPPDAAEDIPGLSPLITPNSDFYRIDTALIVPSVDPADWSLRIHGMVENEVVLTWDELLALPLIERAVTLSCVSNPVGGSLVGTAVWLGHPIRDLLARAHPLAGADMVLSRSIDGFTAGTPLTALTDERDALLAVGMNGEPLPLSHGFPVRMVVPGLYGYVSATKWVTDLEVTRFDRARAYWTDRGWAAEGPIKLQSRIDVPRAGRPVAAGATVIAGVAWLPGTGVSGVEVQIDDGAWLPATLAAQSGASASADIWAQWSLPWDATPGEHRIQCRAVDAHGRVQTGSEAPPAPDGASGWHSVRVSVDA, encoded by the coding sequence ATGACCCTCCGCACGACGCCGACGCCGACGCGCTCCGCCGGGATGCATCTGCGTCCGGCCGTCGCCGGCGTCGCATCCGCCGTGCTCGGCGTCGGCATCGGACAGCTCGTCGCCGTCTTCGCCCCCGGTTCCGCCCCGTTCGCCGTGATCGGAGGTGCGCTGATCGACGCCGCGCCCGCATGGGCGAAGGACACCGCGATCGCCTGGTTCGGCACGGCGGACAAGGTGGCGCTGCTGGTCGGCATCGCCCTCGTGCTCGTGCTGCTGGCCGCGGGCGTCGGACTGCTGGAGGTGCGGCGACCGCCCGTCGGCGCCGTGATCTTCGGCGTCCTGGGGATCGCCGTGGGCGCCCTCGCCCTCACACGTGCGAATGCGGGGTTGCTGGCCTGGCTGCCGTCGGTCGCCGCCGGAGCGGCCGCCGTCGTCGCCCTGCGGCTGCTGGTCCGGCGCCTGCCGCCCATGGCGGCGGTGCGGCATGAGGAGGAAGGGGCGCCCGAGCCGTCGCGACTCGACCGGCGCCGGTTCCTCGTGGCCGCGGGCGTGACCACCGGGATCGGCGTCATCGCGACGCTGTTCGGCGAGGCGCTGCGTGCAGGGTCCACGGCGATCTCCGCCGTGCGCGACGCCATCCGCCTCCCCGCGGCATCCTCGCCCGCGGCCGCGCCCCCGCCGGATGCCGCCGAGGACATCCCCGGACTCTCGCCGCTGATCACGCCGAACAGCGACTTCTACCGCATCGACACGGCGCTGATCGTGCCGTCCGTCGACCCCGCCGACTGGAGCCTGCGCATCCACGGCATGGTCGAGAACGAGGTCGTGCTCACCTGGGACGAGCTGCTCGCCCTGCCGCTGATCGAACGCGCCGTGACGCTGTCGTGCGTGTCGAATCCCGTGGGCGGGAGTCTCGTCGGCACGGCCGTGTGGCTGGGGCATCCGATCCGCGACCTGCTCGCGCGGGCGCATCCGCTCGCCGGCGCAGATATGGTGCTCTCGCGCTCGATCGACGGGTTCACGGCGGGCACGCCGCTGACCGCGCTCACCGACGAGCGCGATGCGCTGCTGGCGGTCGGGATGAACGGCGAACCGCTGCCGCTGAGCCACGGCTTCCCGGTGCGGATGGTCGTGCCGGGCCTGTACGGCTACGTGTCGGCGACGAAGTGGGTCACCGACCTGGAGGTCACCCGGTTCGATCGCGCCCGTGCGTACTGGACGGATCGCGGCTGGGCTGCGGAGGGGCCGATCAAGCTGCAGTCGCGCATCGACGTGCCGCGCGCCGGGCGACCCGTCGCCGCGGGCGCGACCGTGATCGCTGGCGTCGCGTGGCTGCCGGGCACCGGCGTCTCGGGCGTGGAGGTGCAGATCGACGACGGCGCGTGGCTGCCCGCCACCCTCGCGGCCCAGAGCGGCGCGAGCGCCTCGGCCGACATCTGGGCGCAGTGGTCGCTGCCGTGGGATGCCACGCCCGGCGAGCACCGCATCCAGTGCCGGGCGGTCGATGCCCACGGCCGGGTGCAGACCGGCAGTGAGGCTCCCCCCGCTCCCGACGGCGCGTCGGGCTGGCACAGCGTGCGGGTCAGCGTCGACGCCTGA